A stretch of Spodoptera frugiperda isolate SF20-4 chromosome 6, AGI-APGP_CSIRO_Sfru_2.0, whole genome shotgun sequence DNA encodes these proteins:
- the LOC118267387 gene encoding transcriptional regulator ATRX homolog isoform X6 translates to MMVRSKAKPCGSSGQNSDIQDASDKDIDGLTNLNTLNKKHRRRDSSSTNNTVTRSGGKKTLTIKTEDMKVTYDDLLSAAASSSEPSDDENMPEEELPTIPSGLNGDSIEHLAKDDLLGESDSSGSQNEKRSEAEETRNEEESEDEQNVKLKRQRKANAISSDSEGGTSHRKQRDEDVRVSDFEDSEDESSESREKRSKRKKKGSESDASGGSSNEGGQKKRRRIKQVKDSDGSGSDTENEGRNKHGRKNIRKVMGKNQLEEATKKAAREEKERIARITERQKLYNNMEFDESGKPDEVVLEKVVLDFDPETKEPLIEVDRGLVKKLKPHQANGIKFMWDACFESVKRIKKDKGSGCILAHCMGLGKTLQVISLTHTLLTHGTLTGVNRVLVVCPLSTVLNWVNEFKMWLKHAHSEFEVDVYELSRYKQNSERAFQLQQWFEGGGVCVLGYEMFRNLSADNNKKFKKKMLRSFQESLVDPGPDLVVCDEGHLLKNEKTSLSQSMNRVKTRRRIVLTGTPLQNNLKEYYCMVQFVKPNLLGKYNEYLNRFVNPITNGQYTDSTEHDIKVMKRRSHVLHKMLDGAVQRRDYGVLAPFLPPKHEYVLFITLSDVQVKLYQFYLDNYSRRPLPGKSSGFLFPDFQSLQRIWTHPLVLKYNSERYEIMQQKKREREEEDSEGSLVDFIDDDSTPEETSTEESTDELSDMSDDSRKKSKKKNKGKKSKGKDSKVGTRRGTRANPGNVEADEDDPDVAEVVEVRNENPTEWWIKLVEEEELDDMRNSHKLVLLFDILRQCEAIGDKLLVFSQSLYSLDLIEHFLGKVDEATQEGRIDEKLGGHVGSWSPGVDYFRLDGSTSCENRSIWCKNFNREDNPRARLFLISTRAGGLGINLVAANRVVIFDVSWNPSHDVQSIFRVYRFGQKKPCYIYRFLAMGTMEEKIYERQVTKQAISKRVIDEQQIDRHYAENDLAELYKFEARPDEPRPIPALPKDRLFAEMLREHEAQIYKYHEHDSLLENKEEETLSEEERKAAWEDFENEKNRPPPAPFPSAWPMHNGMMPGLLAAQQQQLAYAALAAMLRKDMPNINDNQIRDMLPLIYNSNPGMFGGYDFGLMQKMSELYKYAPPGMMNPGMMNAVMNSGGGASASSGSAASSLQYEPPWQRQQQQQHHMRLQQLMQQNQMGAKIYAGGLGSRDPVAMALQQQRSREILMAGSRPRGRPPLAARAPPPTTAQDVVNLDSD, encoded by the exons ATG ATGGTACGTTCTAAGGCAAAACCGTGTGGAAGCAGCGGCCAGAATTCTGATATTCAAGATGCATCAGACAAAGATATTGATGG aCTGACAAATTTgaatacattaaacaaaaaacatcgACGGCGTGATTCCTCGTCGACGAATAACACGGTCACCCGAAGCGGTGGTAAGAAGACTCTTACGATCAAAACTGAGGATATGAAAGTAACGTATGATGACCTGCTGTCTGCAGCTGCCAGCAGTTCTGAACCCTCCGATGATGAAAATATGCCTGAAGAAG AGCTGCCCACCATACCATCTGGACTCAATGGCGATAGTATCGAGCATTTAGCTAAAGATGATTTATTAGGCGAGAGTGATTCTTCAGGGTCACAGAATGAAAAGAGAAGTGAGGCGGAG GAAACTCGCAATGAAGAGGAATCGGAGGATGAACAAAA TGTAAAATTAAAACGGCAACGCAAGGCGAATGCGATATCCTCGGATTCTGAAGGTGGAACTTCACACCGTAAGCAGAGGGATGAGGACGTGAGAGTGAGTGATTTCGAGGACTCGGAGGACGAGAGTTCGGAGTCCAGAGAGAAGCGCTCCAAGCGAAAGAAGAAAGGATCTGAGAGTGATGCCTCGGGAGGATCTAGTAATGAAGGAGG cCAAAAGAAACGTCGCCGTATAAAACAGGTGAAGGACAGCGATGGCTCTGGATCAGACACTGAGAATGAAGGGAGAAATAAACATGGCAGGAAGAATATACGTAAG GTTATGGGTAAGAACCAGTTGGAAGAGGCCACTAAAAAGGCGGCTCGCGAAGAGAAAGAAAGGATTGCTCGTATTACAGAGAGACAGAAATTG TACAACAACATGGAATTTGACGAGTCTGGCAAACCGGACGAGGTTGTCTTGGAGAAGGTGGTGTTAGATTTCGACCCTGAAACTAAAGAACCACTGATTGAAGTCGATAGAGGACTTGTGAAGAAACTGAAGCCCCatcag GCTAACGGAATAAAGTTCATGTGGGACGCGTGCTTTGAGAGTGTGAAACGTATCAAGAAGGACAAAGGCTCTGGGTGCATCCTCGCGCACTGTATGGGTCTCGGCAAAACTCTACAA GTAATATCCCTGACGCACACGTTGTTGACGCACGGCACTCTGACGGGCGTGAACCGTGTGTTGGTGGTGTGTCCCCTGTCCACTGTACTTAACTGGGTCAATGAGTTCAAAATGTGGCTCAAACACGCACACTCCGAGTTCGAAGTCGACGTGTATGAGTTGTCCAG GTACAAACAGAATTCGGAGCGAGCGTTCCAACTGCAGCAATGGTTTGAAGGGGGCGGGGTGTGCGTGCTCGGGTACGAGATGTTCCGCAACCTCTCCGCTGACAACAACAAGAAGTTCAAGAAAAAGATGCTGAGGAGCTTCCAGGAGAGCCTTGTTGATCCAG GACCGGACTTGGTGGTGTGTGACGAAGGGCATTTGTTGAAGAACGAGAAGACCAGTCTGTCGCAGTCTATGAACAGAGTGAAGACGCGACGCCGCATCGTCCTCACCGGCACGCCGCTACAGAACAACTTGAAAGAAT ACTACTGCATGGTACAATTCGTGAAGCCGAACCTGCTGGGAAAGTACAACGAGTACTTGAATCGTTTCGTGAACCCCATCACCAACGGACAGTACACTGACTCGACGGAACACGACATCAAGGTCATGAAGAGACGCTCCCACGTACTGCATAAAATGTTGGATGGAGCTGTTCAG AGGAGAGACTATGGGGTGCTGGCGCCCTTCTTACCTCCGAAACACGAGTATGTGCTGTTCATAACTCTGTCCGACGTTCAAGTCAAGCTCTACCAGTTCTATTTGGATAACTACTCTAGAAG GCCGCTACCTGGTAAATCGTCTGGGTTCCTGTTCCCTGACTTCCAATCGCTGCAGAGGATATGGACACATCCACTTGTCCTCAAGTATAACTCGGAAAGATACGAAATTATGCAGCAGAAAAAG AGGGAGAGAGAAGAAGAAGACTCGGAAGGATCATTAGTAGACTTTATAGATGATGATTCTACACCAGag gaaACTTCAACAGAAGAGTCGACGGATGAGCTCTCAGATATGAGCGATGACAGTCGAAAGAAGAGCAAGAAGAAGAATAAAGGCAAGAAAAGTAAGGGCAAGGACTCGAAGGTGGGCACGCGGCGAGGCACCAGGGCCAACCCAGGTAACG TGGAAGCGGACGAGGACGATCCCGACGTGGCTGAGGTAGTGGAGGTGAGGAACGAGAACCCGACGGAGTGGTGGATCAAGTTGGTGGAGGAGGAGGAACTCGACGACATGCGCAACTCGCACAAACTCGTCTTGTTGTTCGATATCCTGCGCCAGTGCGAAGCCATCGGGGATAAACT GTTGGTGTTTTCGCAGTCGTTGTACTCTCTAGATCTGATAGAACACTTCCTAGGTAAAGTAGATGAAGCGACGCAAGAGGGACGTATCGACGAGAAACTCGGAGGACATGTCG GTTCATGGTCGCCCGGCGTAGACTACTTCAGGCTGGATGGGTCTACATCGTGTGAGAACAGATCTATTTGGTGTAAGAACTTCAACAGAGAAGATAATCCCAGAGCTAG GTTATTCCTAATATCGACTCGCGCGGGTGGCCTGGGCATCAACTTGGTGGCTGCCAACCGAGTGGTCATCTTCGATGTCTCATGGAACCCCTCACACGATGTGCAAAGTATATTCAGGGTCTACCGGTTCGGGCAGAAGAAACCTTGCTATATTTACAGATTTTTAGCTATG GGTACAATGGAGGAGAAAATCTATGAGCGTCAAGTGACGAAGCAGGCGATCTCTAAGCGAGTGATCGACGAGCAACAGATCGACCGACACTACGCGGAGAACGACCTCGCCGAGCTGTACAAGTTCGAGGCGCGCCCGGACGAGCCCCGCCCCATACCCGCGCTGCCCAAAGACAGACTCTTCGCGGAAATGCTCAGGGAACACGAGGCTCAG ATTTACAAGTACCACGAGCACGATTCTCTGCTGGAGAACAAGGAGGAGGAGACTCTGAGCGAGGAGGAGCGGAAGGCAGCCTGGGAGGACTTCGAGAACGAGAAGAACAGGCCACCGCCCGCGCCATTCCCGTCCGCCTGGCCCATGCACAATGGAATGA TGCCGGGTCTGCTGGCGGCGCAGCAGCAACAGCTGGCGTACGCGGCGCTGGCCGCCATGTTGCGCAAGGACATGCCCAACATCAACGACAACCAGATCCGGGACATGCTGCCGCTCATATACAACTCTAACCCCGGG ATGTTCGGTGGATATGACTTTGGC ttgaTGCAGAAAATGTCTGAACTCTACAAGTATGCACCACCGGGCATGATGAATCCCGGTATGATGAATGCTGTCATGAATTCTG GTGGCGGTGCGAGTGCGTCGAGCGGTAGCGCGGCCAGCTCGCTGCAGTACGAGCCGCCCTGGCAGCGccagcaacaacaacagcatCACATGCGCCTGCAGCAACTCATGCAGCAAAAC CAAATGGGTGCGAAGATCTACGCAGGCGGGCTCGGCAGCCGCGACCCCGTGGCCATGGCGCTGCAACAACAACGCTCGCGCGAGATCCTCATGGCCGGCTCCCGCCCGCGCGGCCGGCCCCCCCTCGCCGCCAGGGCGCCGCCCCCCACCACCGCGCAGGACGTCGTCAACCTCGACTCCGACTAG
- the LOC118267387 gene encoding transcriptional regulator ATRX homolog isoform X1: MAAEVPVCDLLSEAVEYMSKLGVNLRDRSDSLIKKRINNKKLRNARAVLKAAEKVLLICELSKKSLANVETGVRKVLSIIDASQAQTNSSDGGKTSNSALDKRNDRFFYFEYESCTLRVSKKISIKHFTDVKVMAKKLPVSMQDKYPVFYDCKLKRLRNKSSENQDDKQADNCGKTKTKSKVFGEFPETQTSNVSDESDSNSCDKSTKEKDNLNEKKIVENDVIEALDSIALNDTSDTVQDDNVCDKQESNGNKDSNLGEDTAVSELIECFANEAKVDEDETCDGKLKKRKKEATLIRKKFSKIKIIDDDSSDSENNSKSTENVTHKISSSDEETNINSEKENDDKETKSKEKKSSNSDVDTNKYDSDNNSAKSDNSSKPLIRCVNISKLLKPDALSSETIQPSNQRQNTQSKSLISKHKEKEKKPHSNSKDDVQKQRTINSSDDEFWAQKRKEVKKFKPKQFSVNINRLPQFTTNFMLSHKLKRITQNNKTVYEVNGTDSDHLKKNIDKVKNALLNESGSDSDNTISHKAKKVKKSLLKNSDSERSSNNDDNSSLENGDDALSSKTNKVKESLLHDSDSELKEKSSNINSCSNNVDDALISEANKVKESLLNDSDTELKDKSSNNDFDTCSDNIDDALLAETNKAIESFINESNNQSKEQATNKSSNSSSNNQEDTTDNAVVKDALLHESDSGSDKVVTKDCDKELEKDVAKEIKDALLNDSESDKNECAQDETSNNATKDKVARSQNESDVSEHSDETEAQNPDKIKSSLLNDSSDSGKKSPISSKKKKKLKKLRRTNSKRQGKRNRLCYTSSSESEDELNIKSKEITHKHHKRKSRQSNSSSSSEENRKKKQKTDGTGDEHSDTGVSKMVRSKAKPCGSSGQNSDIQDASDKDIDGLTNLNTLNKKHRRRDSSSTNNTVTRSGGKKTLTIKTEDMKVTYDDLLSAAASSSEPSDDENMPEEELPTIPSGLNGDSIEHLAKDDLLGESDSSGSQNEKRSEAEETRNEEESEDEQNVKLKRQRKANAISSDSEGGTSHRKQRDEDVRVSDFEDSEDESSESREKRSKRKKKGSESDASGGSSNEGGQKKRRRIKQVKDSDGSGSDTENEGRNKHGRKNIRKVMGKNQLEEATKKAAREEKERIARITERQKLYNNMEFDESGKPDEVVLEKVVLDFDPETKEPLIEVDRGLVKKLKPHQANGIKFMWDACFESVKRIKKDKGSGCILAHCMGLGKTLQVISLTHTLLTHGTLTGVNRVLVVCPLSTVLNWVNEFKMWLKHAHSEFEVDVYELSRYKQNSERAFQLQQWFEGGGVCVLGYEMFRNLSADNNKKFKKKMLRSFQESLVDPGPDLVVCDEGHLLKNEKTSLSQSMNRVKTRRRIVLTGTPLQNNLKEYYCMVQFVKPNLLGKYNEYLNRFVNPITNGQYTDSTEHDIKVMKRRSHVLHKMLDGAVQRRDYGVLAPFLPPKHEYVLFITLSDVQVKLYQFYLDNYSRRPLPGKSSGFLFPDFQSLQRIWTHPLVLKYNSERYEIMQQKKREREEEDSEGSLVDFIDDDSTPEETSTEESTDELSDMSDDSRKKSKKKNKGKKSKGKDSKVGTRRGTRANPGNVEADEDDPDVAEVVEVRNENPTEWWIKLVEEEELDDMRNSHKLVLLFDILRQCEAIGDKLLVFSQSLYSLDLIEHFLGKVDEATQEGRIDEKLGGHVGSWSPGVDYFRLDGSTSCENRSIWCKNFNREDNPRARLFLISTRAGGLGINLVAANRVVIFDVSWNPSHDVQSIFRVYRFGQKKPCYIYRFLAMGTMEEKIYERQVTKQAISKRVIDEQQIDRHYAENDLAELYKFEARPDEPRPIPALPKDRLFAEMLREHEAQIYKYHEHDSLLENKEEETLSEEERKAAWEDFENEKNRPPPAPFPSAWPMHNGMMPGLLAAQQQQLAYAALAAMLRKDMPNINDNQIRDMLPLIYNSNPGMFGGYDFGLMQKMSELYKYAPPGMMNPGMMNAVMNSGGGASASSGSAASSLQYEPPWQRQQQQQHHMRLQQLMQQNQMGAKIYAGGLGSRDPVAMALQQQRSREILMAGSRPRGRPPLAARAPPPTTAQDVVNLDSD; encoded by the exons ATGGCTGCCGAAGTGCCTGTTTGCGATTTGTTGAGTGAAGCAGTGGAGTATATGTCTAAACTTGGCGTTAATTTACGTGACCGATCTGATAGTTtgataaagaaaagaataaataataagaagtTGCGGAATGCACGCGCAGTTTTAAAAGCAGCTGAAAAGGTGCTTCTCATTTGTGAATTGTCAAAAAAATCACTCGCGAATGTTGAAACCGGCGTTCGAAAAGTCTTATCCATTATTGACGCATCTCAGGCGCAAACAAATAGCAGTGATGGCGGGAAAACTAGTAATAGCGCATTGGATAAGCGTAATgaccgatttttttattttgaatatgaaTCATGCACATTGCGAGTATCtaagaaaatttcaataaaacacttTACAGATGTAAAGGTCATGGCAAAAAAGTTGCCAGTTTCTATGCAGGACAAATATCCAGTATTTTATGACTGCAAACTTAAGAGATTAAGGAACAAATCATCAGAAAATCAAGATGATAAGCAAGCAGACAATTGTGGAAAAACTAAGACGAAAAGCAAAGTTTTTGGAGAATTTCCAGAAACCCAGACTTCAAATGTTTCAGATGAATCTGATTCAAATTCATGTGACAAGTCAACGAAGGAAAAAGATAATCTCAATgagaaaaaaattgttgaaaatGATGTTATAGAGGCTTTGGATTCTATTGCTCTCAATGATACATCAGATACTGTTCAAGATGATAATGTTTGTGATAAACAGGAAAGCAATGGAAACAAAGACAGCAATTTGGGTGAGGATACAGCAGTGTCTGAACTTATTGAATGCTTTGCAAATGAAGCAAAGGTTGATGAGGATGAAACATGCGATGGCAAActcaaaaaaaggaaaaaagaagCTACCCTTATTAGGAAGAAGTTTAGTAAAATTAAGATAATTGATGATGATAGTTCAGATAGTGAAAATAATTCTAAAAGCACAGAAAATGTCACCCATAAGATATCATCATCTGATGAAGAAACTAATATAAATTCAGAGAAGGAAAATGAtgataaagaaacaaaatcaaaagaaaagaaATCTAGTAACAGTGATGTAgacacaaataaatatgattcaGACAACAATTCTGCAAAATCTGACAATAGTTCTAAACCCCTGATAAGATGTGTAAATATATCTAAATTACTTAAACCTGATGCATTAAGTTCAGAAACAATTCAACCATCAAACCAAAGACAAAATACTCAAAGTAAGTCATTAATTTcaaaacataaagaaaaagAGAAGAAACCACATAGCAATTCTAAAGATGATGTCCAAAAGCAAAGAACAATAAATTCAAGTGATGATGAATTTTGGGCCCAAAAAAGAAAAGAGGTTAAAAAATTTAAACCTAAGCAGTTTTctgtaaatattaatagattACCACAATTTACAACCAATTTTATGCTTTCTCATAAGTTGAAGAGAATCactcaaaataacaaaactgttTATGAAGTCAATGGTACAGACTCTGACCATTTAAAGAAGAATATTGACAAAGTTAAGAATGCCTTACTAAATGAATCTGGGTCAGATTCTGACAACACCATTTCACACAAAGCAAAGAAAGTTAAAAAGTCTCTTCTCAAAAATTCTGATTCTGAAAGATCTTcaaataatgatgataatagTTCCTTAGAAAATGGCGATGATGCCTTGTcctctaaaacaaataaagtaaaagaaTCTCTTCTTCATGATTCTGATTCAGAATTGAAGGAAAAGTCTTCAAACATTAATAGTTGCTCAAATAATGTTGATGATGCCTTAATATCTGAAgcaaataaagtaaaagaaTCACTGCTTAATGATTCTGATACTGAATTAAAAGACAAATCTTCAAATAATGACTTTGATACTTGCTCAGATAATATTGATGATGCCTTATTAGCTGAAACAAATAAGGCAATAGAATCATTTATCAACGAATCTAATAACCAATCAAAAGAACAAGCAACAAACAAATCCAGCAACAGTAGTTCAAATAACCAAGAAGACACAACAGATAATGCAGTTGTTAAAGATGCACTTCTTCATGAATCTGATTCAGGAAGCGATAAAGTCGTTACCAAAGATTGTGATAAAGAATTAGAAAAAGATGTTGCTAAGGAAATTAAAGATGCTTTGCTTAATGACTCTGAATCTGATAAAAATGAGTGTGCTCAAGATGAAACAAGTAATAATGCCACTAAAGATAAAGTTGCCAGATCACAAAATGAGTCTGATGTAAGTGAGCACTCTGATGAAACTGAAGCTCAAAATCCAGATAAAATCAAGTCATCCCTGTTAAATGATTCATCTGATAGTGGAAAAAAATCACCAATTAGTTctaagaagaaaaagaaattaaaaaaacttagaaGAACAAACAGCAAAAGGCAAGGTAAACGAAATAGGTTGTGCTACACATCAAGCTCAGAAAGTGAAGATGAATTAAATATCAAGTCTAAGGAGATTACTCATAAACATCATAAAAGAAAATCACGTCAATCCAATTCTTCTTCATCCAGTGAGGAAAATAGGAAAAAGAAGCAAAAAACTGATGGAACTGGTGATGAGCATTCAGATACTGGTGTTAGCAAG ATGGTACGTTCTAAGGCAAAACCGTGTGGAAGCAGCGGCCAGAATTCTGATATTCAAGATGCATCAGACAAAGATATTGATGG aCTGACAAATTTgaatacattaaacaaaaaacatcgACGGCGTGATTCCTCGTCGACGAATAACACGGTCACCCGAAGCGGTGGTAAGAAGACTCTTACGATCAAAACTGAGGATATGAAAGTAACGTATGATGACCTGCTGTCTGCAGCTGCCAGCAGTTCTGAACCCTCCGATGATGAAAATATGCCTGAAGAAG AGCTGCCCACCATACCATCTGGACTCAATGGCGATAGTATCGAGCATTTAGCTAAAGATGATTTATTAGGCGAGAGTGATTCTTCAGGGTCACAGAATGAAAAGAGAAGTGAGGCGGAG GAAACTCGCAATGAAGAGGAATCGGAGGATGAACAAAA TGTAAAATTAAAACGGCAACGCAAGGCGAATGCGATATCCTCGGATTCTGAAGGTGGAACTTCACACCGTAAGCAGAGGGATGAGGACGTGAGAGTGAGTGATTTCGAGGACTCGGAGGACGAGAGTTCGGAGTCCAGAGAGAAGCGCTCCAAGCGAAAGAAGAAAGGATCTGAGAGTGATGCCTCGGGAGGATCTAGTAATGAAGGAGG cCAAAAGAAACGTCGCCGTATAAAACAGGTGAAGGACAGCGATGGCTCTGGATCAGACACTGAGAATGAAGGGAGAAATAAACATGGCAGGAAGAATATACGTAAG GTTATGGGTAAGAACCAGTTGGAAGAGGCCACTAAAAAGGCGGCTCGCGAAGAGAAAGAAAGGATTGCTCGTATTACAGAGAGACAGAAATTG TACAACAACATGGAATTTGACGAGTCTGGCAAACCGGACGAGGTTGTCTTGGAGAAGGTGGTGTTAGATTTCGACCCTGAAACTAAAGAACCACTGATTGAAGTCGATAGAGGACTTGTGAAGAAACTGAAGCCCCatcag GCTAACGGAATAAAGTTCATGTGGGACGCGTGCTTTGAGAGTGTGAAACGTATCAAGAAGGACAAAGGCTCTGGGTGCATCCTCGCGCACTGTATGGGTCTCGGCAAAACTCTACAA GTAATATCCCTGACGCACACGTTGTTGACGCACGGCACTCTGACGGGCGTGAACCGTGTGTTGGTGGTGTGTCCCCTGTCCACTGTACTTAACTGGGTCAATGAGTTCAAAATGTGGCTCAAACACGCACACTCCGAGTTCGAAGTCGACGTGTATGAGTTGTCCAG GTACAAACAGAATTCGGAGCGAGCGTTCCAACTGCAGCAATGGTTTGAAGGGGGCGGGGTGTGCGTGCTCGGGTACGAGATGTTCCGCAACCTCTCCGCTGACAACAACAAGAAGTTCAAGAAAAAGATGCTGAGGAGCTTCCAGGAGAGCCTTGTTGATCCAG GACCGGACTTGGTGGTGTGTGACGAAGGGCATTTGTTGAAGAACGAGAAGACCAGTCTGTCGCAGTCTATGAACAGAGTGAAGACGCGACGCCGCATCGTCCTCACCGGCACGCCGCTACAGAACAACTTGAAAGAAT ACTACTGCATGGTACAATTCGTGAAGCCGAACCTGCTGGGAAAGTACAACGAGTACTTGAATCGTTTCGTGAACCCCATCACCAACGGACAGTACACTGACTCGACGGAACACGACATCAAGGTCATGAAGAGACGCTCCCACGTACTGCATAAAATGTTGGATGGAGCTGTTCAG AGGAGAGACTATGGGGTGCTGGCGCCCTTCTTACCTCCGAAACACGAGTATGTGCTGTTCATAACTCTGTCCGACGTTCAAGTCAAGCTCTACCAGTTCTATTTGGATAACTACTCTAGAAG GCCGCTACCTGGTAAATCGTCTGGGTTCCTGTTCCCTGACTTCCAATCGCTGCAGAGGATATGGACACATCCACTTGTCCTCAAGTATAACTCGGAAAGATACGAAATTATGCAGCAGAAAAAG AGGGAGAGAGAAGAAGAAGACTCGGAAGGATCATTAGTAGACTTTATAGATGATGATTCTACACCAGag gaaACTTCAACAGAAGAGTCGACGGATGAGCTCTCAGATATGAGCGATGACAGTCGAAAGAAGAGCAAGAAGAAGAATAAAGGCAAGAAAAGTAAGGGCAAGGACTCGAAGGTGGGCACGCGGCGAGGCACCAGGGCCAACCCAGGTAACG TGGAAGCGGACGAGGACGATCCCGACGTGGCTGAGGTAGTGGAGGTGAGGAACGAGAACCCGACGGAGTGGTGGATCAAGTTGGTGGAGGAGGAGGAACTCGACGACATGCGCAACTCGCACAAACTCGTCTTGTTGTTCGATATCCTGCGCCAGTGCGAAGCCATCGGGGATAAACT GTTGGTGTTTTCGCAGTCGTTGTACTCTCTAGATCTGATAGAACACTTCCTAGGTAAAGTAGATGAAGCGACGCAAGAGGGACGTATCGACGAGAAACTCGGAGGACATGTCG GTTCATGGTCGCCCGGCGTAGACTACTTCAGGCTGGATGGGTCTACATCGTGTGAGAACAGATCTATTTGGTGTAAGAACTTCAACAGAGAAGATAATCCCAGAGCTAG GTTATTCCTAATATCGACTCGCGCGGGTGGCCTGGGCATCAACTTGGTGGCTGCCAACCGAGTGGTCATCTTCGATGTCTCATGGAACCCCTCACACGATGTGCAAAGTATATTCAGGGTCTACCGGTTCGGGCAGAAGAAACCTTGCTATATTTACAGATTTTTAGCTATG GGTACAATGGAGGAGAAAATCTATGAGCGTCAAGTGACGAAGCAGGCGATCTCTAAGCGAGTGATCGACGAGCAACAGATCGACCGACACTACGCGGAGAACGACCTCGCCGAGCTGTACAAGTTCGAGGCGCGCCCGGACGAGCCCCGCCCCATACCCGCGCTGCCCAAAGACAGACTCTTCGCGGAAATGCTCAGGGAACACGAGGCTCAG ATTTACAAGTACCACGAGCACGATTCTCTGCTGGAGAACAAGGAGGAGGAGACTCTGAGCGAGGAGGAGCGGAAGGCAGCCTGGGAGGACTTCGAGAACGAGAAGAACAGGCCACCGCCCGCGCCATTCCCGTCCGCCTGGCCCATGCACAATGGAATGA TGCCGGGTCTGCTGGCGGCGCAGCAGCAACAGCTGGCGTACGCGGCGCTGGCCGCCATGTTGCGCAAGGACATGCCCAACATCAACGACAACCAGATCCGGGACATGCTGCCGCTCATATACAACTCTAACCCCGGG ATGTTCGGTGGATATGACTTTGGC ttgaTGCAGAAAATGTCTGAACTCTACAAGTATGCACCACCGGGCATGATGAATCCCGGTATGATGAATGCTGTCATGAATTCTG GTGGCGGTGCGAGTGCGTCGAGCGGTAGCGCGGCCAGCTCGCTGCAGTACGAGCCGCCCTGGCAGCGccagcaacaacaacagcatCACATGCGCCTGCAGCAACTCATGCAGCAAAAC CAAATGGGTGCGAAGATCTACGCAGGCGGGCTCGGCAGCCGCGACCCCGTGGCCATGGCGCTGCAACAACAACGCTCGCGCGAGATCCTCATGGCCGGCTCCCGCCCGCGCGGCCGGCCCCCCCTCGCCGCCAGGGCGCCGCCCCCCACCACCGCGCAGGACGTCGTCAACCTCGACTCCGACTAG